A stretch of Candidatus Sphingomonas phytovorans DNA encodes these proteins:
- a CDS encoding TorF family putative porin, with product MKTLYFVSAAMFAMVAVPAAAQDTAPPPPVTVSGSVALVTDYRFRGVSQSDKEMAIQGGITVAHESGFYAGVWGSNLAGWGTFGGSNMELDLIGGYKRSFGGATVDVGLTWYMYPGGADLTDFAEPYVKVSGTVGPVSLLAGVAYAPRQKALGNFSNTPQSRGQSEDNLYLWGDVSAGVPGTPITAKAHLGYSDGNPGLGPNGTSVAPTGKYVDWLLGVDYVLGPVTLGAAYVDTNIGKAEAAYLQPNFSSTKDGSSIAGSRVVLSVTAAF from the coding sequence ATGAAAACTCTCTATTTCGTCAGCGCTGCCATGTTCGCCATGGTCGCCGTGCCTGCCGCCGCGCAGGACACCGCGCCGCCGCCACCCGTCACCGTCTCCGGCAGCGTCGCGCTCGTTACCGATTACAGGTTCCGCGGCGTCTCCCAGTCGGACAAGGAAATGGCCATCCAGGGCGGCATCACCGTCGCGCATGAGAGCGGTTTCTATGCCGGCGTCTGGGGATCGAACCTCGCCGGCTGGGGCACGTTCGGCGGCTCCAACATGGAGCTCGACCTGATCGGCGGGTATAAGAGGTCGTTCGGCGGCGCCACGGTCGATGTCGGCCTGACCTGGTACATGTATCCGGGCGGCGCCGACCTTACCGATTTCGCCGAACCTTATGTGAAGGTCAGCGGCACGGTCGGCCCCGTGAGCCTGCTGGCCGGTGTCGCCTATGCGCCCAGGCAGAAGGCGCTGGGCAATTTCTCCAACACGCCGCAGAGCCGCGGGCAGAGCGAGGACAATCTGTACCTCTGGGGTGACGTGAGCGCCGGGGTCCCGGGCACGCCGATCACCGCCAAGGCGCATCTCGGCTATTCGGACGGCAATCCGGGCCTTGGCCCGAACGGCACCAGCGTGGCCCCGACCGGCAAATATGTCGATTGGCTGCTCGGCGTCGATTATGTGCTGGGGCCGGTCACGCTCGGCGCCGCCTATGTCGATACCAATATCGGCAAGGCGGAGGCGGCCTATCTCCAGCCGAACTTCTCGAGCACGAAGGACGGATCGTCGATCGCCGGTAGCAGGGTCGTCCTTTCGGTGACCGCGGCCTTCTGA
- a CDS encoding carbonic anhydrase, with the protein MNDLIGRVISFEKQVFPNHSALFAQLVSDGQSPKALMISCADSRVVPEQILQAGPGELFVCRNAGNIVPPFSNHTGGVSSTVEYAVMALGVRDIIVCGHADCGAMKALMNPAGLERMPNVAAWLRHSDAACSVVNDCYPSDMEDAERVRAAALENVVAQIAHLRTHPSVASAIARGELALHGWFVDIREGVILALDGETGRFATIADDRPIPVALVAAQRLATGFDALEAAE; encoded by the coding sequence GTGAACGACCTTATTGGCCGCGTCATCAGTTTCGAAAAGCAGGTGTTTCCCAATCATAGCGCGCTCTTCGCGCAGCTCGTGAGCGACGGGCAGAGCCCCAAGGCGCTGATGATATCCTGCGCCGATTCGCGCGTGGTGCCCGAGCAGATCCTCCAGGCAGGCCCTGGCGAGCTGTTCGTCTGCCGCAATGCGGGCAACATCGTCCCGCCCTTTTCCAATCACACTGGCGGCGTGTCCTCCACGGTCGAATATGCCGTGATGGCGCTCGGCGTGCGCGACATCATCGTGTGCGGCCATGCCGATTGCGGTGCGATGAAGGCGCTGATGAACCCCGCCGGTCTCGAGCGCATGCCCAATGTTGCTGCATGGCTGCGCCACAGCGACGCCGCATGCTCGGTGGTGAACGACTGCTATCCGTCCGACATGGAGGATGCGGAGCGCGTCCGTGCCGCCGCGCTCGAGAATGTCGTCGCCCAGATCGCGCATCTGCGCACCCATCCGTCGGTCGCCTCGGCGATCGCGCGCGGCGAACTGGCGCTGCACGGCTGGTTCGTCGACATCCGCGAGGGCGTGATCCTTGCCCTTGACGGCGAGACCGGTCGTTTCGCCACCATCGCCGACGACCGTCCCATTCCGGTCGCCCTGGTAGCGGCGCAGCGCCTCGCCACCGGCTTCGACGCGCTGGAGGCGGCGGAATGA
- a CDS encoding ATP-binding protein, giving the protein MKHFVRPSMGLLGQVVAILLLVVIVEFAASTIFYERASHFSLSGDRARRLAEHLVIARRLVAELPAGERPAMAAELSTDHYMMAWERSRPPPPPLAPSLDSMRKEVVAWEPTLAPTDLRFRVVSLGSSSVVVGGVTLPDGSWLHFQTLKPVANLDFSPSRILIASMLAIAAMLLGGLLIRRTLQPMRLLADAADRFGSPNQTQVQEAGPGEVRRVIGAFNRMQARIHRLIVDRTQALAAVGHDLRTPLARLRLRADRVVEPDLRDTIHADVAEMEAMVSSLLAFLGGEQDAEKPVLIDLAVLCATIADNAWDVGRDARYVGPDHLNMLIRPSAMRRAIGNLVENGLHHGNAVVITLTGRAEHIVIWVDDDGPGIPPESLEAVLEPFVRLDTARRRDTVGFGLGLSIVVKAIENEGGTLRLSNRREGGLRAEIILPTRQT; this is encoded by the coding sequence TTGAAGCATTTCGTGCGCCCGTCGATGGGCCTGCTCGGGCAGGTCGTCGCGATCCTGCTGCTTGTGGTCATTGTCGAATTCGCCGCGAGCACCATCTTCTACGAGCGCGCGAGCCATTTTTCGCTAAGCGGTGACCGGGCGCGGCGACTTGCCGAGCATCTGGTCATCGCCCGCCGCCTGGTCGCCGAGCTTCCCGCCGGCGAACGGCCGGCAATGGCAGCCGAGCTGTCGACCGATCACTATATGATGGCGTGGGAGCGCAGCCGCCCGCCGCCCCCGCCGCTCGCCCCGTCGCTCGACAGCATGCGCAAGGAGGTCGTCGCATGGGAGCCGACTCTCGCGCCAACCGACCTCCGCTTTCGCGTGGTGTCGCTCGGCAGCTCTTCGGTGGTTGTCGGCGGCGTGACCCTTCCCGACGGGAGCTGGCTTCATTTCCAGACGCTGAAGCCGGTCGCCAATCTAGATTTCTCGCCGAGCCGGATCCTCATCGCCTCGATGCTGGCGATCGCCGCGATGCTGCTGGGCGGATTGCTAATTCGCCGGACATTGCAGCCCATGCGTCTGCTGGCCGACGCAGCCGATCGCTTCGGCAGCCCCAACCAGACTCAGGTGCAGGAGGCGGGGCCGGGCGAGGTGCGCCGCGTGATCGGGGCGTTCAATCGCATGCAGGCGCGTATTCACCGGCTGATCGTCGATCGCACCCAGGCGCTGGCGGCGGTCGGGCACGATCTGCGTACGCCGCTCGCACGCCTCAGGCTGCGCGCCGACCGGGTGGTCGAGCCCGACCTGCGCGACACGATCCATGCGGATGTCGCCGAGATGGAGGCGATGGTCTCCTCGCTGCTCGCTTTTCTCGGTGGGGAACAGGATGCCGAGAAGCCGGTGCTGATCGACCTGGCGGTGCTGTGCGCGACGATCGCCGACAATGCCTGGGATGTGGGCCGCGACGCGCGGTATGTCGGGCCCGATCATCTGAACATGCTGATCAGGCCCTCGGCGATGCGGCGGGCGATCGGCAACCTGGTCGAGAACGGGTTGCACCACGGCAATGCCGTCGTGATCACGCTCACCGGCCGGGCTGAGCATATCGTCATATGGGTTGACGATGACGGCCCGGGCATCCCGCCGGAATCGCTGGAGGCAGTGCTTGAGCCGTTCGTCCGGCTCGATACCGCGCGCCGCCGCGATACCGTCGGTTTCGGGCTTGGGCTGTCGATCGTGGTGAAGGCGATCGAGAATGAGGGTGGCACGCTCAGGCTGTCCAACCGGCGGGAAGGTGGCCTGCGTGCGGAAATCATCCTGCCAACCCGCCAGACATAA
- a CDS encoding response regulator transcription factor, with amino-acid sequence MNTRPSPDVAPTILLVEDDPALRTLSTRALQEHGYIVRPASAAPEMWLALKAGPVDLVLLDIMLPGTSGIDLCRQLRKTSDVPIIFVSAKGSETDRVIGLELGADDYLAKPFGTRELAARVRAVLRRGALDRRSGEREQGVLSFDGWTVNLPRRELLSPAGAVVELTGAEFDLLTSLLDHAGRVIARERLIELSRTRLTDSSDRSVDVLVSRLRRKLTHGDKAAPIVTVRGVGYMLNTGVIRS; translated from the coding sequence ATGAACACCCGCCCCAGCCCCGACGTTGCCCCCACCATCCTGCTGGTCGAAGACGACCCGGCACTGCGCACGCTGTCCACCCGTGCGTTGCAGGAGCATGGCTATATCGTTCGCCCGGCATCCGCCGCGCCCGAGATGTGGCTGGCGCTGAAGGCGGGGCCGGTCGATCTGGTCCTGCTCGACATCATGCTGCCGGGCACCAGCGGGATCGACCTGTGCCGTCAGCTGCGCAAGACAAGCGACGTGCCGATCATCTTCGTCAGCGCGAAGGGCAGCGAGACCGACCGGGTGATCGGGCTCGAGCTCGGCGCGGACGATTATCTCGCCAAGCCGTTCGGCACGCGCGAACTTGCGGCGCGAGTCCGGGCGGTGCTTCGCCGCGGCGCGCTCGACCGGCGCAGCGGAGAGCGCGAGCAGGGCGTGCTCAGCTTCGACGGCTGGACGGTCAACCTGCCGCGCCGCGAGCTGCTGTCCCCCGCCGGCGCGGTGGTCGAGCTGACCGGCGCCGAGTTCGACCTGCTGACCAGCCTGCTCGATCATGCCGGTCGGGTCATCGCGCGCGAGCGGCTGATCGAATTGTCGCGCACGCGGCTGACCGACAGCTCGGATCGTAGCGTCGACGTGCTGGTAAGCCGGCTGCGGCGCAAGCTGACTCATGGCGACAAGGCAGCACCGATCGTCACGGTTCGAGGTGTGGGCTATATGCTGAACACGGGCGTCATCCGTAGTTGA
- a CDS encoding glycine zipper 2TM domain-containing protein, whose protein sequence is MRNNDRGGYPNGRDGYQNGRDGYQNGRDGYGGQVVTREDDRRFATDYDASRDYRDDPRYTERRLSSNDQVYRGSDGRYYCKRNDGTTGLIVGAIGGGILGNIIDGGHNRAAGTLIGGALGALAGKSIDQKNSDVRCR, encoded by the coding sequence ATGCGCAACAACGACCGGGGCGGGTATCCGAACGGTCGTGACGGGTATCAAAACGGCCGTGACGGCTACCAGAATGGGCGGGACGGCTATGGCGGCCAGGTCGTGACGCGCGAGGATGATCGCCGGTTCGCGACCGACTATGACGCGTCGCGCGATTATCGCGACGATCCCCGCTATACGGAGCGTCGCCTGTCGTCGAACGACCAGGTCTATCGCGGTTCCGACGGGCGCTATTATTGCAAGCGCAATGACGGCACGACCGGCCTGATCGTCGGTGCCATCGGCGGCGGTATCCTCGGCAACATCATCGATGGTGGCCACAACCGGGCAGCGGGCACGCTGATCGGCGGCGCGCTGGGCGCGCTGGCCGGCAAGTCGATCGACCAGAAGAACAGCGACGTCCGTTGCCGCTGA
- a CDS encoding heme-binding beta-barrel domain-containing protein — MIGFPEDVFTEPSDVDPDTLANLGPLRRLAGRWRARKGVDLNPKADGPERRVFIEHIDFDPIDPQANGPQLFYGLRYHIHITTEEEDITFHDQVGYWLWEPATGLVLQTLAIPRGQVALASGQSTADADSLVVSATRGETGYGICSTAFLEYAFRTDSYRIEISFNADGSWSYVTDTVLLVHGREAPFTHRDQNTLKKVGEPRPNPLAAILAKRNATKDA, encoded by the coding sequence ATGATTGGCTTTCCTGAAGACGTCTTCACCGAACCAAGCGACGTCGATCCCGACACCCTCGCCAATCTCGGTCCACTCCGGCGGCTGGCCGGGCGCTGGCGTGCCCGCAAGGGCGTCGACCTGAACCCGAAGGCAGACGGACCCGAACGCCGTGTCTTCATCGAGCATATCGATTTCGATCCGATCGACCCGCAGGCGAACGGGCCCCAGCTTTTCTACGGGCTCCGCTACCACATCCACATCACGACCGAAGAGGAGGACATCACCTTCCACGACCAGGTCGGTTACTGGTTGTGGGAGCCCGCGACCGGCCTCGTCCTCCAGACCCTGGCGATCCCACGAGGCCAGGTAGCGCTCGCTTCCGGCCAGTCGACTGCCGACGCAGACAGCCTGGTGGTGTCCGCGACCCGTGGCGAGACCGGCTATGGCATCTGCTCGACCGCCTTTCTCGAATATGCCTTCCGGACCGACAGCTATCGCATCGAGATCAGTTTCAATGCCGATGGCAGCTGGAGCTATGTCACCGATACCGTCCTCTTGGTGCACGGCCGCGAGGCACCGTTCACGCATCGCGACCAGAATACCCTGAAGAAAGTCGGGGAACCCAGGCCCAATCCCCTGGCCGCGATCCTGGCGAAGCGGAACGCGACCAAGGATGCGTGA